In the genome of Jaculus jaculus isolate mJacJac1 chromosome 11, mJacJac1.mat.Y.cur, whole genome shotgun sequence, the window TCTCCAGTTTTGCCAGAGTCAAAGATTTTAAGGGTAAAAGTTTGGGTTTACACATCACCATTGTGGTTACATCTTCCACAGACAACTGCCCTTGTTTTAGAAGAACTTCCCGGAACATTGACCTCACTTTTGCCATA includes:
- the LOC101596705 gene encoding BBSome-interacting protein 1-like, whose product is MAKVRSMFREVLLKQGQLSVEDVTTMVMCKPKLLPLKSLTLAKLENMQQAAQDTVRQQEMAEKENGK